In Dyadobacter sp. NIV53, a single window of DNA contains:
- the thrC gene encoding threonine synthase, with translation MLFYSTKTKGLKASLEEAVFRSLPPDNGLYMPEHIPQISSDFLNTIESRSFKDIAIEVAYTLLAEDISRKDIEKIIESSYDFEAPVVQITPDDYVLELFHGPSMAFKDFGARFMAALMSYFLVRSQREIQILVATSGDTGGAVAQGFYKVPGISVTILYPSGKVSDIQEKQLTTLGHNVTAIEVDGTFDDCQKLVKEAFLDNELTSKFNLASANSINIARLIPQSFYFFSAYAQLKKLNKPLVFSVPSGNFGNLSAGLLAYRMGLPVQQFLASTNLNNSVPRYLDKGVFEPLPSIETISNAMDVGNPSNFIRMTRFFNDDWNLVREKISGYYFDDEQTQKTMREVFGNTNYVLCPHTAIAFKGLQEYRLETCGNFVGIFLSTAHPAKFIDLVEETLGKSIDIPERLKSLLSIEKVSIKMKPSFNDFKMLLMNDL, from the coding sequence ATGCTATTTTACAGTACTAAAACCAAAGGGCTCAAAGCTTCTCTTGAAGAAGCGGTATTTAGAAGTTTACCACCGGATAACGGACTTTATATGCCAGAGCACATTCCACAGATTTCATCAGATTTTTTAAATACGATTGAATCAAGATCTTTCAAGGATATTGCGATTGAAGTAGCTTACACATTGTTAGCAGAAGATATTTCAAGAAAAGACATTGAAAAAATTATTGAGAGCTCTTACGATTTTGAGGCTCCGGTAGTACAAATTACTCCTGATGATTATGTCTTGGAGTTATTCCATGGCCCTTCCATGGCTTTTAAAGACTTTGGAGCCAGATTTATGGCTGCCTTAATGTCTTATTTTTTAGTAAGATCCCAAAGAGAAATACAAATTCTGGTTGCTACATCCGGAGATACTGGTGGCGCAGTTGCGCAAGGTTTCTACAAGGTTCCGGGCATATCAGTTACTATTCTTTATCCGAGTGGTAAAGTAAGCGATATTCAGGAAAAGCAGTTGACTACACTTGGCCATAATGTAACTGCCATAGAAGTGGACGGTACTTTTGACGATTGCCAGAAACTGGTGAAAGAAGCATTCCTGGATAATGAACTTACTTCCAAATTTAACCTGGCATCTGCAAATTCGATTAATATAGCCAGACTCATTCCACAATCCTTCTATTTCTTTTCGGCTTATGCGCAGCTCAAAAAATTAAACAAGCCTTTAGTATTTTCAGTACCAAGCGGAAATTTTGGAAATTTAAGTGCGGGCCTTCTGGCTTACCGGATGGGATTACCAGTTCAGCAATTTTTAGCTTCAACAAATCTGAATAATTCTGTGCCACGATATTTGGATAAAGGAGTTTTTGAACCCTTACCTTCTATCGAAACTATTTCCAATGCAATGGATGTAGGTAATCCAAGTAACTTTATACGCATGACCCGTTTTTTCAATGACGACTGGAATCTGGTACGTGAAAAAATTTCAGGTTATTATTTTGATGATGAACAAACGCAAAAAACAATGCGTGAAGTTTTTGGAAATACTAATTATGTACTTTGTCCTCATACGGCCATAGCTTTTAAAGGTCTTCAGGAATATCGTCTCGAAACATGTGGAAATTTTGTGGGTATATTTCTTTCAACTGCTCATCCGGCAAAATTTATTGATTTAGTAGAAGAAACGCTTGGTAAATCAATTGACATACCGGAAAGGCTTAAATCATTGCTTTCAATCGAAAAAGTGTCAATAAAAATGAAGCCATCGTTTAATGACTTTAAGATGTTGCTAATGAATGATTTATAA